In Cryptosporangium minutisporangium, the sequence GCGACGTCGTCGGCCGCGTTCGCGTTCGGGCACCTGCTCAGTACGACCACGGTCGACGTGCTGGTCTGGCTGGTGATCATCTGGCTGGCGGTTCGGGTGCTGCGGACCGGCGACACCCGCTGGGCGCTGCTGATCGGCGGGGTGGCGGGGATCGGCCTGCTCAACAAGTACCTGGTCGGACTCCTGGCGGTCGGGCTGGTGGGCGGCCTGTTGATCGCGGGGCCGCGTCGGCTGCTGCGCGACCGCTGGGTGCTGGGCGGGGTGGCGATCGCGGTACTGCTGGTCGCGCCGAATATCGCCTGGCAGATCGCCAACGGCTTCCCGCAACTCGACGTGGCGGGCGAGATCGCGTCCGGGGACAGCTCGTACGCCGGGCGGCCCGCCGCGCTGGCGCTGCAGCTGGTGATCGTCAGCCCGATCGCGACCGTTGTGTGGGTGGCCGGCTTGGTGGCGCTGTTCCGACGGCCGGAGTGGCGTCCGTACCGCGCGCTGGCCTGGGCCTGGGTGGTGATCGTCGTCCTGGTGTTGATCGGCGGCGGGAAGGGCTACTACGACGCCGCGCTGTTGCTGGCCCTGACGGGCGTCGGTGCGGTTCCGGTCGTCGGGTGGCTCACCCGGGGCCGGGTGGTGCTGCGCCGGGGTGTGTTCGCCGCCGCGGTGGTGCTCTGCGCAGTGATGGACGCAGCCCTGATGCTGCCGCTCTGGCCCGCGTCGTCCCTTCCGGACGCCGTCGTCGCGATCAACTACGACGCCGGCGAGACGGTGGGCTGGCCGGCGATGGTGGCCTCGGT encodes:
- a CDS encoding glycosyltransferase family 39 protein, whose product is MTQVTEEPQIRSSAKLPRLDRWVWVIAGATTVVLLAVAGRYGYHRDELYFLLCAQHLDWGFVDQPPLTPAIAWVADAIAPGNLTVLRTPSALISGACVLLVALTAREVGGGRGAQLLAAVLVATSSAAFAFGHLLSTTTVDVLVWLVIIWLAVRVLRTGDTRWALLIGGVAGIGLLNKYLVGLLAVGLVGGLLIAGPRRLLRDRWVLGGVAIAVLLVAPNIAWQIANGFPQLDVAGEIASGDSSYAGRPAALALQLVIVSPIATVVWVAGLVALFRRPEWRPYRALAWAWVVIVVLVLIGGGKGYYDAALLLALTGVGAVPVVGWLTRGRVVLRRGVFAAAVVLCAVMDAALMLPLWPASSLPDAVVAINYDAGETVGWPAMVASVERVTPPGAVVLTSNYGEAGAIARYSSVPVYSGHMSVADFGRPPESADVVVAVGVEDPAYLRRFFGDVDRVGSVDVGVEVDNEENGTPIYLCRDPREPWSSLWPDLRRV